In Rhizobium sp. N324, a single genomic region encodes these proteins:
- a CDS encoding response regulator → MSIAEKIKVLIVDDQVTSRLLLSDALTQLGFKQITSAGDGEQGMKIMAEQPHHLVISDFNMPKMDGIGFLQAVRTNPNTKKAAFIILTAQGDRALVQKAAQLGANNVLAKPFTIEKMKAAIEAVFGALK, encoded by the coding sequence ATGTCGATCGCGGAGAAAATCAAAGTTCTGATCGTCGATGATCAGGTAACGAGCCGGTTGCTGCTCAGCGACGCGCTGACCCAGCTCGGATTCAAGCAGATCACGTCCGCAGGCGACGGCGAACAGGGCATGAAGATCATGGCCGAGCAGCCGCACCACCTGGTGATCTCGGACTTCAACATGCCGAAGATGGATGGCATCGGCTTCCTTCAGGCCGTGCGCACCAACCCGAACACCAAGAAGGCGGCCTTCATCATCCTCACCGCCCAGGGCGACCGCGCATTGGTGCAGAAAGCAGCCCAACTCGGCGCCAACAACGTGCTCGCCAAGCCGTTCACGATCGAGAAGATGAAAGCGGCCATCGAAGCCGTGTTTGGAGCCCTGAAATGA
- the cheD gene encoding chemoreceptor glutamine deamidase CheD: protein MITEGAARRVHIIQGEYKVLNDPNAVLSTILGSCVAACLRDPVAGIGGMNHFLLPGSATSPTSGGDATRYGVHLMELLINGLLKQGARRDRLEAKIFGGAKTISTFSNVGEQNAAFAMQFLRDEGIPVVGSSTGGDHGRKLEFWPVSGRARQYPLTGAETQRTVALEQRPAAPPKPVETSIEFF, encoded by the coding sequence ATGATCACTGAGGGGGCAGCCCGCCGCGTGCACATCATTCAGGGCGAGTACAAGGTTCTGAACGATCCGAATGCGGTCCTCTCGACCATTCTCGGTTCCTGCGTGGCTGCGTGCCTCAGAGACCCTGTCGCCGGCATCGGCGGCATGAACCACTTCTTGCTGCCCGGTTCGGCGACGTCGCCGACCTCAGGCGGCGATGCCACGCGTTACGGCGTGCATCTGATGGAACTGCTGATCAACGGTCTCCTGAAGCAGGGCGCCCGGCGCGACCGGCTGGAGGCCAAGATCTTCGGCGGCGCGAAGACGATCTCGACATTCTCCAATGTCGGTGAGCAGAACGCGGCCTTCGCCATGCAGTTCCTCAGGGATGAAGGCATTCCGGTGGTCGGCTCCTCCACAGGCGGCGACCACGGACGCAAGCTTGAATTTTGGCCGGTCTCCGGTCGTGCCCGGCAATATCCGCTGACCGGCGCCGAAACGCAGAGAACCGTCGCTCTCGAGCAACGCCCCGCCGCTCCGCCGAAGCCCGTCGAAACCAGTATCGAATTTTTTTGA
- the cheT gene encoding chemotaxis protein CheT yields MTFNPVMEPPAPVEALSDILMRIVSELHDVAYLIERIEPQLLDLGGAEILNSPDAMKVMQGIDLAVQKSRGLAEFIDTITGEIPHGWAVDVATALSLVKLAEMQKALGGATRHGHSQPLSKAAGDFDFF; encoded by the coding sequence ATGACATTTAACCCGGTGATGGAGCCGCCTGCGCCTGTTGAAGCGTTGAGCGACATCCTGATGCGCATCGTTTCGGAACTGCACGATGTCGCCTATCTCATCGAGCGCATCGAGCCGCAGCTTCTCGATCTCGGCGGCGCTGAAATCCTCAATTCGCCGGATGCCATGAAGGTCATGCAGGGCATTGATCTCGCCGTGCAGAAATCGCGCGGCCTCGCCGAGTTCATCGACACCATCACCGGCGAAATCCCGCACGGCTGGGCAGTCGACGTCGCGACCGCGCTCAGCCTCGTCAAGCTGGCGGAAATGCAGAAGGCGCTGGGCGGCGCCACACGCCACGGCCATTCCCAGCCCCTGAGCAAGGCAGCCGGCGACTTCGATTTCTTCTGA
- the fliF gene encoding flagellar basal-body MS-ring/collar protein FliF, which produces MNLLNQLVQIFKNFGSLGRTRLMILGGVGAVSIAIVLAAALFVNKPAQETLYVGLDSPDLNQISMALAEANINFQVGTDGSSISVPAGMTGKARLMLAERGLPNSANAGYELFDNVGSLGLTSFMQEVTRVRALEGEIARTIQSISGITAARVHIVMPEVGNFRKQEQKPTASVMIRASAATGRSAATSIRHLVASAVPGLDVDDVTILDSAGQLLASGDEASNSSLNRSLNIVQNVQQEVESNVDKALAPFLGMDNFRSSVTADLNTDAQQIQETTYDPESKVERSVRSTKEAQQSQQKQSDSATTVEQNIPQAAPEAGGSAGPESQDKSDKREEQTNYEINSRTTATTRNSYKVEKLSIAVVVNKGRIAKMVGEPADQAKIDAYLAEMKTIVASAAGIDAKRGDVVTVTAMDFLENQLLEDATGGVRVMDMLSRNLAGIINSLAFVAVAFVVVWMGLRPLVRSVSGNGSSSVLGDATPEAAGLELPDFAPAAGVPGGALMDGFGSDFGFDSTEDLLSLGDDDGNFNRRVKEGPERKLSRMVEINEERAAKILRKWAIDEAA; this is translated from the coding sequence ATGAATCTGTTAAATCAATTAGTTCAGATCTTTAAGAACTTCGGCTCGCTTGGCCGAACACGCCTGATGATTCTCGGAGGCGTTGGTGCCGTCTCCATCGCAATCGTCCTTGCGGCCGCCCTTTTCGTCAACAAACCGGCACAGGAAACGCTCTACGTCGGCCTGGATTCGCCCGATCTCAACCAGATCAGCATGGCGCTCGCCGAAGCCAACATCAATTTTCAGGTCGGCACGGACGGTTCCAGCATCAGTGTCCCCGCGGGGATGACGGGCAAGGCCCGCCTGATGCTTGCCGAGCGCGGCCTGCCGAACAGCGCCAATGCCGGTTACGAACTCTTCGACAATGTCGGCTCGCTCGGCCTGACCTCCTTCATGCAGGAAGTGACGCGGGTTCGCGCGCTGGAAGGCGAAATCGCCCGCACCATCCAGTCGATCTCGGGTATCACGGCCGCGCGCGTACATATCGTCATGCCGGAGGTCGGAAACTTCCGCAAGCAGGAGCAGAAGCCGACCGCTTCCGTCATGATTCGCGCGAGTGCGGCCACCGGACGAAGTGCTGCGACTTCGATCCGCCATCTCGTCGCCTCGGCCGTGCCGGGGCTTGACGTCGATGACGTGACGATCCTCGATTCCGCCGGTCAGCTGCTCGCCTCCGGCGACGAAGCCAGCAACAGCTCGCTGAACCGCTCGCTCAACATCGTCCAGAATGTCCAGCAGGAAGTCGAATCCAACGTCGACAAGGCGCTCGCACCCTTCCTCGGCATGGACAACTTTCGCTCCAGCGTCACCGCCGACCTCAATACCGACGCCCAGCAGATCCAGGAAACGACCTACGATCCCGAATCTAAGGTCGAACGCTCGGTCCGCTCGACCAAGGAAGCCCAGCAGTCGCAGCAGAAGCAGTCCGACAGCGCGACGACGGTCGAGCAGAACATTCCGCAGGCGGCCCCCGAGGCCGGTGGTTCGGCGGGGCCTGAATCGCAGGACAAGTCCGACAAGCGCGAAGAGCAGACCAACTACGAAATCAACAGCCGGACGACGGCGACGACCCGCAACAGCTACAAGGTCGAGAAGCTTTCGATCGCCGTGGTGGTCAACAAGGGCCGCATCGCCAAGATGGTCGGCGAGCCTGCCGATCAGGCCAAGATCGATGCCTATCTTGCCGAAATGAAGACGATCGTCGCTTCGGCGGCCGGCATCGACGCCAAGCGCGGCGACGTCGTCACCGTCACGGCCATGGACTTCCTCGAGAACCAACTGCTCGAAGACGCCACCGGCGGTGTCCGCGTCATGGACATGCTGAGCCGCAACCTTGCCGGCATCATCAACTCGCTCGCCTTCGTCGCCGTCGCCTTCGTGGTGGTCTGGATGGGCCTGCGGCCTCTGGTGCGCAGCGTCAGCGGCAATGGCAGTTCGTCGGTTCTCGGCGACGCCACGCCGGAGGCGGCCGGCCTCGAGCTACCGGACTTTGCGCCGGCAGCCGGCGTCCCCGGAGGTGCCCTCATGGACGGCTTCGGATCCGACTTCGGCTTCGACAGCACCGAGGATCTGCTCAGCCTCGGCGACGACGACGGGAACTTCAACCGCCGCGTCAAGGAAGGCCCGGAACGCAAGCTCTCCCGCATGGTCGAGATCAACGAGGAACGCGCCGCGAAAATCCTCCGGAAATGGGCGATCGACGAGGCAGCGTAA
- the visN gene encoding transcriptional regulator VisN, whose translation MDMDVIQASKGERQMANFASAVVPDLLPRDQLLQRLHGVANTGRLQSGLRALTEYVGASHYLLARCDLIQESGLDFIVSSDWPFDLVRDIANDLVRGYARSTELEKCMQVFQPNFALMPDNADVPDGASRQYCSVTFNVGRSRLALMFLFGEGFILSPERLRDVGLLAGYVASFLRCGGTKVDRDFDLTDRELECLFWIAEGKTSDEIAMILGISRNTINNYITSVMRKTATKTRSEAIAFAVRNNLV comes from the coding sequence ATGGATATGGATGTAATTCAGGCGAGCAAAGGCGAGAGGCAAATGGCGAATTTCGCGAGCGCGGTAGTGCCGGATTTGTTGCCGCGTGATCAACTGCTCCAGCGCCTGCACGGCGTCGCCAACACTGGCAGGTTGCAATCCGGTCTGCGCGCACTGACGGAGTATGTCGGCGCTTCGCACTACCTTCTGGCGCGCTGCGATCTCATCCAGGAAAGCGGTCTCGATTTCATTGTTTCGTCGGATTGGCCTTTCGACCTGGTGAGGGATATCGCCAATGACCTGGTTCGCGGCTATGCCCGTTCGACGGAGCTGGAAAAATGCATGCAGGTGTTCCAGCCGAATTTTGCTCTTATGCCTGACAATGCCGACGTGCCGGACGGCGCCAGCCGCCAGTATTGTTCTGTCACCTTCAATGTCGGCCGGTCGCGGCTGGCCCTGATGTTCCTGTTCGGCGAGGGGTTCATCCTGTCGCCGGAGCGTCTGCGGGATGTGGGCCTGCTTGCAGGTTATGTCGCGAGTTTCCTGCGCTGCGGCGGGACGAAGGTCGATCGCGATTTCGATTTGACCGACCGCGAGCTGGAATGCCTGTTCTGGATCGCCGAGGGCAAGACCAGCGACGAGATCGCGATGATCCTCGGCATCTCCCGCAATACCATCAACAATTACATTACCAGCGTGATGCGCAAGACGGCGACAAAGACCCGGTCCGAGGCCATTGCCTTCGCCGTCCGCAATAATCTCGTATAG
- the visR gene encoding transcriptional regulator VisR: protein MAHPSARTMSSADQLRMVRVNRISSRSDLFPRLIAMQKLADAQGFAIFRVSGAGLPAKQRLVCELENWGSSNAGFGKAFTDAYGDILLDHIEKSLLPLSWAGGYDRAAPGPADFAPFITRLQDGIVPFSGLAFPVRLGAVGNGFIVFTGDELDPSSDTIVELHGRCCHIMMDLLSLDERRTAAAEALSEREIACLQLAGDGRISEEIADKLGLSVHTVNAYLGSATIKLDSVNRIQAIAKAIRLGYIS, encoded by the coding sequence ATGGCGCATCCATCAGCCAGAACGATGAGCAGCGCCGATCAGCTGCGCATGGTGCGTGTGAACAGGATTTCCAGCCGGTCCGATCTTTTTCCGCGGCTGATTGCGATGCAGAAGCTCGCCGATGCTCAAGGCTTCGCGATCTTCCGCGTCAGCGGCGCAGGCCTTCCGGCAAAACAGCGCCTTGTCTGCGAGCTCGAGAATTGGGGGTCTTCCAATGCCGGTTTCGGCAAGGCCTTCACCGACGCCTACGGCGATATCCTTCTCGACCACATCGAAAAGTCGTTGCTGCCGCTCTCATGGGCCGGCGGATACGACCGTGCCGCACCCGGTCCTGCCGACTTCGCGCCGTTCATTACGCGGCTGCAGGACGGTATCGTGCCTTTTTCCGGCCTTGCCTTCCCGGTGCGGCTCGGCGCAGTCGGCAACGGTTTCATCGTTTTCACCGGCGATGAGCTCGATCCGTCGAGCGATACGATCGTCGAGCTGCACGGTCGCTGCTGTCATATCATGATGGATCTGCTCTCGCTCGACGAACGCCGCACGGCGGCCGCCGAAGCGCTCAGCGAACGCGAGATCGCCTGTCTCCAGCTTGCCGGCGACGGCCGCATCAGCGAAGAGATTGCCGACAAGCTCGGCCTCTCCGTGCACACCGTGAACGCCTATCTCGGCTCGGCGACCATCAAGCTCGATTCCGTCAACCGTATCCAGGCGATCGCCAAGGCGATCCGGCTCGGCTATATCAGCTGA
- the flhB gene encoding flagellar biosynthesis protein FlhB — protein sequence MADDDKDSKTEAPTAKKQSDAAEKGNVPFSRELSIFATILATYIYLVFFLPDGVGRMTETLRDIFEQPDQWKIETGPDVLSLFVRLGWATAALLAPALILFMVFGIASSVFQNLPTPVLERIRPQASRISPAKGWERLFSLPGLVEFGKSLFKVVVVGVILFFVLRSEYFSSIDAMFSDPQTILVRISTAMRKIIIVVLIATAIVAIADVFWTRHHWFTELKMTRHEIKEENKQAQGDPFVKGRQRSLMRDRARRRMIANVHRATLVIANPTHYAVALRYAREENDAPVVLAKGQDLIALKIREIAEKNGIPVFEDPPLARSMFAQVSIDSVIPSVFYKAVAELIHRVYAADAKNKRVR from the coding sequence TTGGCAGACGATGACAAGGACAGCAAAACAGAAGCCCCGACCGCGAAAAAGCAATCCGACGCGGCTGAGAAAGGCAACGTGCCGTTTTCGCGCGAGCTGTCGATCTTCGCGACCATCCTTGCCACCTATATCTATCTGGTCTTCTTCCTCCCCGACGGCGTCGGGCGCATGACTGAAACGCTGCGCGACATCTTCGAGCAGCCCGACCAGTGGAAGATCGAAACGGGGCCGGATGTCCTTTCGCTGTTCGTCAGGCTCGGCTGGGCCACTGCGGCGCTGCTGGCCCCTGCCCTCATCCTGTTCATGGTGTTCGGCATCGCCTCCTCCGTCTTCCAGAACCTGCCGACGCCGGTGCTCGAACGCATCCGGCCGCAGGCCTCGCGCATCTCTCCCGCCAAAGGCTGGGAACGGCTGTTCAGCCTGCCGGGCCTCGTCGAGTTCGGCAAATCCCTGTTCAAAGTCGTCGTCGTCGGGGTCATCCTGTTTTTCGTGCTGAGGAGCGAATATTTCAGCTCGATCGACGCGATGTTTTCCGACCCCCAGACGATCCTGGTGCGGATCTCGACGGCGATGCGCAAGATCATCATCGTCGTGCTGATCGCCACCGCGATCGTGGCGATCGCCGATGTCTTCTGGACGCGCCATCACTGGTTCACCGAGCTGAAGATGACGCGGCACGAAATCAAGGAAGAAAACAAGCAGGCGCAGGGCGACCCCTTCGTCAAGGGCCGGCAGCGCTCGCTGATGCGCGACCGCGCGCGCCGGCGCATGATCGCCAACGTGCACCGGGCGACGCTCGTCATCGCCAACCCGACGCACTATGCGGTGGCGCTGCGCTACGCGCGCGAAGAAAACGACGCGCCGGTGGTGCTGGCCAAGGGCCAGGACCTGATTGCGCTCAAAATCAGGGAGATTGCCGAGAAAAACGGCATCCCGGTGTTCGAGGATCCGCCGCTTGCGCGCTCCATGTTTGCGCAAGTCTCGATCGATAGTGTCATACCGTCAGTCTTCTATAAGGCCGTTGCGGAGCTGATCCACCGGGTCTACGCCGCAGACGCCAAGAACAAACGGGTAAGATAA
- the fliG gene encoding flagellar motor switch protein FliG has product MMDFDDFGGALAGKPLTQAEKAAAVLLAMGKGVAGRLLKYFTQAELQTIIASAQSLRAIPPDELLMLVGEFEDLFTEGAGLMDNAKAIEAILEEGLTPDEVDSLLGRRTAFQAYETSIWDRLSEAEPTFVAQFLLREHPQTVAYILSMMPSNFGAKVLLQLPDNRRADIMNRTVNMKTVSPKAAQIIENQVMTLLAEVEAERNAAGSTKVADLMNELDKPQVDTLLTSLESISRESVNKVRPKIFLFEDLMYMPQRSRVLLLNDISTDVLTVSLRGSPAEIRESVLSAISPRQRRMIESDLQSGMGGVNPREIAIARRAVAQEAIRLANSGQIELKEKEGDASAAA; this is encoded by the coding sequence ATGATGGACTTTGACGATTTCGGCGGCGCGCTAGCCGGGAAACCGTTGACCCAGGCTGAAAAGGCGGCGGCTGTTCTTCTCGCTATGGGAAAGGGCGTCGCCGGCCGGCTGTTGAAATATTTCACCCAGGCTGAACTGCAGACCATTATCGCATCCGCCCAGTCGCTGCGCGCCATTCCGCCGGACGAGCTCCTGATGCTCGTCGGCGAATTCGAAGACCTCTTCACCGAGGGCGCCGGACTGATGGACAATGCCAAGGCGATCGAAGCCATTCTGGAAGAGGGCCTGACGCCCGACGAGGTCGACAGCCTGCTCGGCCGCCGCACGGCGTTCCAGGCCTACGAAACTTCGATCTGGGATCGCCTCAGCGAGGCGGAGCCGACATTCGTCGCCCAGTTCCTGCTGCGCGAACATCCGCAGACCGTTGCCTATATTCTTTCGATGATGCCGTCCAATTTCGGCGCCAAGGTGCTGCTGCAGCTTCCCGACAACCGCCGCGCCGACATCATGAACAGAACCGTCAACATGAAGACCGTCAGCCCGAAGGCTGCGCAGATCATCGAGAACCAGGTGATGACGCTGCTTGCCGAGGTCGAGGCAGAGCGCAATGCGGCCGGCTCGACGAAGGTCGCCGATCTCATGAACGAGCTCGACAAGCCGCAGGTCGACACGCTGCTCACCTCGCTCGAATCGATCAGCCGCGAATCCGTCAACAAGGTCCGCCCGAAGATCTTCCTGTTCGAGGACCTCATGTACATGCCGCAGCGCAGCCGCGTCCTGCTGCTCAACGACATCTCGACGGATGTACTCACCGTCTCGCTGCGCGGTTCGCCGGCCGAAATCCGCGAATCGGTTCTCTCCGCCATCAGCCCGCGCCAGCGCCGCATGATCGAATCGGATCTGCAGAGCGGCATGGGCGGCGTCAATCCGCGCGAGATCGCCATTGCCCGGCGCGCCGTGGCGCAGGAAGCGATTCGCCTGGCCAACTCCGGCCAGATCGAGCTCAAGGAGAAGGAAGGCGACGCTTCGGCGGCCGCCTAA
- the fliN gene encoding flagellar motor switch protein FliN, giving the protein MATKKTQQNDLSLDMPGSEADLDQAIDDLRGVLKQDADGDLPQFGDDLQSGAFAAGTDLAAFGGEISDSPFGGDDFGGDFGAGNADSAAGMDFGSGASFEASPAPLGSALNSNFELIMDIPIDVQIMLGTSRMQVSGLMNLNEGATIALDKKIGEPVEIMVNGRRIARGEITVLDNDDTRFGVKLIEVLSTKKA; this is encoded by the coding sequence ATGGCTACGAAGAAAACACAGCAGAACGACCTCTCCCTGGATATGCCGGGCAGCGAAGCGGATCTCGACCAGGCGATCGACGATCTGCGCGGCGTGCTGAAGCAGGACGCCGACGGCGACCTGCCGCAGTTTGGCGACGACCTGCAGAGCGGCGCCTTCGCAGCCGGAACCGATCTGGCGGCCTTCGGCGGCGAAATTTCGGACAGCCCGTTCGGCGGCGACGATTTCGGCGGCGATTTCGGTGCTGGCAATGCCGATTCGGCAGCCGGCATGGATTTCGGCAGCGGCGCTTCCTTCGAGGCGTCGCCGGCTCCGCTCGGCAGCGCTTTGAATTCCAATTTCGAACTGATCATGGACATTCCGATCGATGTCCAGATCATGCTCGGCACCAGCCGCATGCAGGTCTCCGGCCTGATGAACCTCAATGAAGGGGCGACGATCGCCCTCGACAAGAAAATCGGCGAGCCAGTCGAGATCATGGTGAACGGCCGCAGGATTGCCCGCGGTGAAATTACGGTGCTTGATAACGATGACACCCGATTCGGTGTGAAACTGATAGAAGTTTTGAGTACGAAAAAAGCCTGA
- a CDS encoding FliM/FliN family flagellar motor switch protein, which produces MTTSNASQDKPAMDPALLAKLTGGLGDRGRVAKICSSFGAIYSEFFPDVIKSETGLDVTVNYLGCEIGYKNHLIDDLNSNVTLADVTLRNWSQNITLACGNGFVITLMEHLLGATADTIEEPADRLLSIIEMDLAVMVFDKIAKVLRSAVNAPGGFEPSLSVPHALEMRARPPEDRPDEFAAAINMSITLAGIVSEFSLMVPQTALLKTKVTPPKPKRQSGGSSAEWTEQLGDQVRRSHVTLEAKIRLQDLTLRTISKLMVGDVIPFRDHGDVRVEVSANSKELYVCEFGRSGENYMVRVKDTMNSDDELIRHLMN; this is translated from the coding sequence ATGACCACGAGCAATGCTTCGCAAGACAAACCGGCAATGGATCCTGCCCTTCTCGCCAAACTGACGGGCGGACTCGGCGACCGAGGCAGGGTCGCCAAGATCTGCAGCTCCTTCGGGGCAATCTACAGCGAATTCTTTCCAGACGTCATCAAGAGCGAGACCGGCCTCGACGTGACGGTCAATTATCTCGGCTGCGAGATCGGCTATAAGAACCATCTGATCGACGACCTGAACTCGAACGTCACGCTCGCCGACGTGACGCTGCGCAACTGGTCGCAGAACATCACGCTTGCCTGCGGCAACGGTTTCGTCATCACGCTGATGGAGCACCTGCTCGGCGCCACCGCCGATACGATCGAGGAGCCGGCCGACCGGCTGCTGTCGATCATCGAAATGGACCTGGCGGTGATGGTTTTCGACAAGATCGCCAAGGTGCTGCGCTCGGCCGTCAATGCGCCTGGCGGTTTCGAACCGAGCCTTTCGGTCCCGCACGCCCTTGAGATGCGCGCCCGGCCGCCGGAGGACCGCCCGGACGAATTCGCAGCCGCCATCAATATGTCGATTACCCTTGCCGGCATCGTTTCGGAATTTTCGTTGATGGTTCCGCAGACGGCGCTGCTCAAGACCAAGGTAACGCCACCGAAGCCGAAGCGCCAGTCCGGCGGCAGCTCGGCGGAATGGACCGAACAGCTCGGCGACCAGGTTCGCCGTTCGCATGTCACGCTCGAGGCCAAAATCAGGCTGCAGGACCTGACATTGCGCACCATCTCGAAGCTGATGGTCGGCGATGTCATCCCCTTCCGCGATCACGGCGACGTACGCGTCGAGGTGAGCGCCAACAGCAAGGAATTGTATGTGTGCGAGTTCGGGCGTTCAGGCGAAAACTACATGGTCCGCGTCAAGGACACGATGAACTCGGATGACGAACTCATCCGTCATTTAATGAATTAA
- the motA gene encoding flagellar motor stator protein MotA: MNIIIGFIVTCGCVIGSFMAMGGHVDALFQPFEFVIIGGAGLGSFIMANPMKVVKDSGKALGEAFKHAVPKERNYLDTLGVLYSLMRDLRTKSRNEIEAHIDNPAESTIFQSAPTVLKNKELTAFICDYVRLIIIGNARSHEIEALMDEELNTIMHDKMKPYHAIQIMGDSFPAIGIVAAVLGVIKAMAHINDSPEVLGHLIGSALVGTFLGILLSYCVCSPLVSQIKIVRNKQHRLYVIVKQTLLAYMNGSVPQVALEYGRKTISAYERPSIDAVEQEMMNPGGENKAA; the protein is encoded by the coding sequence ATGAATATCATTATCGGATTTATAGTGACTTGCGGCTGTGTCATCGGCAGCTTCATGGCAATGGGCGGCCACGTGGACGCGCTGTTCCAGCCCTTCGAATTCGTGATCATCGGCGGCGCCGGCCTCGGCAGCTTCATCATGGCGAACCCGATGAAGGTGGTGAAGGATTCCGGCAAGGCGCTCGGCGAAGCCTTCAAGCACGCCGTGCCGAAGGAACGCAATTATCTCGATACGCTCGGCGTGCTCTATTCCTTGATGCGCGACCTGCGCACCAAGTCGCGAAACGAAATCGAAGCCCATATCGACAATCCGGCAGAATCGACGATTTTCCAGTCGGCCCCGACGGTTCTGAAGAACAAGGAACTGACGGCGTTCATCTGCGACTACGTGCGCCTGATCATCATCGGCAATGCCCGCAGCCACGAGATCGAAGCGCTGATGGACGAAGAACTCAACACCATCATGCACGACAAGATGAAGCCCTACCACGCGATCCAGATCATGGGCGATTCCTTCCCGGCGATCGGTATCGTCGCGGCGGTTCTCGGCGTCATCAAGGCGATGGCCCACATCAACGATTCGCCCGAAGTGCTCGGCCATCTGATCGGCTCGGCGCTGGTCGGCACCTTCCTCGGCATTCTCCTGTCCTACTGCGTCTGCTCGCCGCTGGTCTCCCAGATCAAGATCGTCCGCAACAAGCAGCACCGCCTCTACGTCATCGTCAAGCAGACGCTGCTTGCCTACATGAACGGCTCGGTGCCGCAGGTCGCTCTCGAATACGGCCGCAAGACGATCTCGGCTTACGAGCGTCCGTCCATCGATGCGGTCGAACAGGAAATGATGAATCCAGGCGGCGAGAACAAGGCGGCTTAA
- the flgF gene encoding flagellar basal-body rod protein FlgF, with protein MQSGLYVSLSSQMALEKRLNTIADNMANVNTTGFRATEVKFDEMVAATKNKLNTKVAFVSQGNDYLNESNGELQHTGNMLDFAIKGDAWFSLDTPAGRVLTRDGRFTLKDTGELVSIRGYPVLDAGGAPIQLNSKGGEPAVGTDGIIYQGDRQVGSLGLFEADISKGYLRYENSGIMTTDQPRAVVDRFNVGVEQGYLENSNVNAMREITQLIEVNRAFESVSSLMRDSEDSFKEAVQTLGGSR; from the coding sequence ATGCAATCCGGTCTTTATGTTTCTCTGTCGTCGCAGATGGCCCTCGAAAAGCGCCTGAACACTATTGCGGACAACATGGCGAACGTGAACACGACCGGTTTTCGCGCCACCGAGGTGAAGTTCGACGAGATGGTGGCGGCGACCAAGAACAAGCTGAACACCAAGGTCGCTTTCGTTTCGCAGGGCAACGACTATCTGAACGAGTCGAACGGCGAGCTGCAGCACACCGGCAACATGCTCGATTTCGCCATCAAGGGCGACGCCTGGTTCTCGCTCGATACGCCCGCCGGCCGCGTGCTGACGAGGGACGGCCGCTTCACGCTCAAGGACACAGGCGAACTGGTCTCGATCCGCGGATACCCCGTTCTCGACGCCGGCGGGGCGCCGATCCAGCTCAACTCCAAGGGCGGCGAGCCGGCCGTCGGCACCGACGGCATCATCTATCAGGGCGACCGCCAGGTCGGTTCGCTCGGCCTGTTCGAGGCCGATATCAGCAAGGGTTATCTGCGCTACGAAAACAGCGGCATCATGACCACCGACCAGCCGCGGGCCGTCGTCGACCGCTTCAATGTCGGTGTCGAGCAGGGTTATCTCGAAAACTCCAACGTCAACGCCATGCGCGAGATCACCCAGCTGATCGAAGTCAACCGCGCCTTCGAAAGCGTCTCGTCGCTGATGCGTGACAGCGAAGATTCCTTCAAGGAAGCCGTTCAGACGCTTGGGGGCAGCCGCTAA